A region from the Aliarcobacter thereius LMG 24486 genome encodes:
- a CDS encoding GatB/YqeY domain-containing protein, with product MSLKEKLSEDLKQAMRDKEVVKRDSIRAINTMIKQIEVDERRVLDDAEVIKLVQRGIKQREEAISQYSAARRDDLVEKEQSQIDIFIQYLPKQLSDEELESGMKKIIAEVNASSLKDMGKVMGSASKVFAGVAVGKRINEMVKKLLA from the coding sequence ATGAGTTTAAAAGAAAAACTAAGTGAAGATTTAAAACAAGCAATGAGAGATAAAGAAGTAGTCAAAAGAGACTCTATTAGAGCTATTAATACTATGATAAAACAAATTGAAGTAGATGAAAGAAGAGTTTTAGATGATGCTGAAGTAATAAAACTTGTTCAAAGAGGAATTAAACAAAGAGAAGAAGCTATTTCTCAGTATAGTGCTGCAAGAAGAGATGATTTAGTAGAAAAAGAGCAAAGCCAAATTGATATATTTATTCAATATTTACCAAAGCAACTAAGTGATGAAGAGCTTGAATCTGGTATGAAAAAAATTATTGCAGAAGTAAATGCATCTAGCCTAAAAGACATGGGAAAAGTTATGGGAAGTGCATCAAAAGTATTTGCAGGTGTTGCAGTTGGTAAAAGAATTAATGAAATGGTTAAAAAATTATTGGCTTAA
- the abc-f gene encoding ribosomal protection-like ABC-F family protein: protein MALIDLQNISKQYDIKVILKDANFTLQQGQRVAVIGQNGQGKSTLFKIIMKSVEPDSGEMAIDKSIKIEMLDQQPKFEANLNVRNAIENQLVELKEAKSEYEKITNRLVTEYENEDLLRKQSELSSFLDFHNAWDLENMIERVLEEFQLKQYEFKDVNLLSGGEQRRVSLAGLILKKPDVLLLDEPTNHLDVYMVEFLEELLLKNNFTLLFISHDRYFIDNIATSVIEVDGGELRKFNGGYSSYLEQKSQILSNMQKEHENLLRLVKQEAHWMQHGVTARRKRNERRKSEYFDLKQKAKSNPAAIKKMSLELQREQKSFNSDDKQQNRKKMLYELDNVYKSLGEKNLIKDFTTRILQKDTIAIVGPNGSGKSTLLKIFMEKLKIDKGSFKKGDFEIGYFDQQREMLDEDKTIIEIFCPNGGDRVILDDGRNMHVYGYLKNFLFPKEYLDKKVGVLSGGEKNRVALALLFTKRVDCMILDEPTNDLDIPTINILEEYLQNFQGALIFVSHDRYFVDKIAKKLFVFTGNGYIMESFQAYSEYLQIEKEIKELDNLELEIQKEKSVSISNKKEPKKQTKLSFNEQRAYDNLPKEIEELENKIEELNKFLADPKYYEEMGIITLSNELEELKIVYEEKVEQFLELEEKIENFNS, encoded by the coding sequence ATGGCATTAATCGACTTACAAAACATCTCAAAACAATATGATATTAAAGTTATTTTAAAAGATGCAAACTTCACTCTTCAACAAGGGCAAAGAGTTGCAGTGATTGGACAAAATGGACAAGGAAAATCAACACTTTTTAAAATAATTATGAAATCAGTAGAGCCAGATAGTGGGGAGATGGCTATTGATAAAAGTATAAAAATAGAGATGCTAGACCAGCAACCAAAGTTTGAAGCAAACTTAAATGTACGAAATGCAATTGAAAACCAACTTGTAGAGTTAAAAGAAGCAAAATCAGAATATGAAAAAATAACAAATCGTTTAGTAACAGAGTACGAAAATGAAGATTTACTAAGAAAACAAAGTGAACTCTCATCTTTTTTAGATTTCCATAATGCTTGGGATTTAGAGAATATGATTGAAAGGGTTTTAGAAGAGTTTCAATTAAAACAATATGAATTTAAAGATGTAAATCTTCTAAGTGGTGGAGAGCAAAGAAGAGTTAGCTTAGCTGGTTTAATCCTAAAAAAACCTGATGTTTTACTTCTTGATGAACCTACGAATCATTTAGATGTTTATATGGTTGAGTTTTTAGAAGAGCTACTTTTGAAAAATAACTTTACTCTACTTTTCATATCTCACGATAGATATTTTATTGATAATATTGCAACAAGTGTTATTGAAGTTGATGGTGGAGAACTTAGAAAATTCAATGGTGGTTATTCATCTTATCTTGAACAAAAATCTCAAATATTATCGAATATGCAAAAAGAGCATGAAAATCTTTTAAGACTTGTAAAGCAAGAAGCACATTGGATGCAACACGGAGTTACAGCCAGAAGAAAAAGAAATGAAAGAAGGAAATCAGAATATTTTGATTTAAAACAAAAAGCAAAATCAAATCCAGCAGCTATTAAAAAAATGAGTTTAGAACTTCAAAGAGAACAAAAATCATTTAATAGTGATGATAAACAACAAAATAGAAAAAAAATGCTTTATGAGCTTGATAATGTTTACAAATCTTTAGGAGAAAAAAATCTAATCAAAGATTTTACAACTAGAATTTTACAAAAAGATACTATTGCAATTGTTGGTCCAAACGGAAGTGGAAAATCAACTCTTCTAAAAATATTTATGGAAAAATTAAAAATTGATAAAGGAAGCTTTAAAAAAGGCGATTTTGAAATAGGATATTTTGATCAACAGCGAGAAATGCTTGATGAAGATAAAACAATCATAGAAATATTTTGTCCAAATGGTGGAGATAGAGTAATTTTAGATGATGGAAGAAATATGCATGTTTATGGATATTTAAAAAACTTTTTATTTCCAAAAGAGTATTTAGATAAAAAAGTTGGTGTTTTAAGTGGTGGAGAGAAAAACAGAGTTGCTCTTGCTCTTCTTTTTACAAAAAGAGTTGATTGTATGATTCTTGATGAGCCTACAAACGATTTAGATATTCCTACAATAAATATTTTAGAAGAGTACTTACAAAACTTTCAAGGAGCTTTAATATTTGTATCTCATGATAGATATTTTGTAGATAAAATTGCAAAAAAACTTTTTGTATTTACTGGAAATGGTTATATTATGGAGAGTTTCCAAGCATATAGTGAATATTTACAAATTGAAAAAGAAATAAAAGAACTTGATAATTTAGAACTGGAGATCCAAAAAGAGAAGAGTGTTTCTATTTCAAATAAAAAAGAACCTAAAAAACAGACAAAACTATCTTTTAATGAACAAAGAGCTTATGATAATTTACCTAAAGAGATAGAAGAACTTGAAAATAAAATTGAAGAGTTAAATAAGTTCTTAGCAGATCCAAAATACTATGAAGAGATGGGAATAATAACTCTTTCAAATGAGCTTGAAGAGCTAAAAATAGTTTATGAAGAAAAGGTAGAACAGTTTTTAGAACTAGAAGAGAAAATTGAAAACTTTAATTCATAA
- a CDS encoding sensor histidine kinase: protein MKKIWKNLITSNYAFIGNSNNQRRGIILNITLLIMIILFLPLSIYNFFNRDIVTYAIIEFSTSILLICIIFYIRYSKNLTIASNIVAAIVILNITSYIYTENGQNNSFIWISSFIAFIFYLKGLKKGLFISFIFAICLFLFMFSLILNSDSYFNIVSFINVGTSFFVFLGILFFYHYLLDVAEKKLLKLNKNLSKRVKIELEKKEKQNILLIQKSKLEELGETFAMLTHQWQQPLSIIFLETNILLDKLENSENIPNENKKDIEIILNNISNKTKFMFETLNDFNSFLSPYSQENTFSPYSSIKKMCSFIEPSFIIKNIKIIFSQESNKNSLVFGKENEFKQVILNILTNAAQSIEEKQKNNKDFIGNIFIDIKKEENILIISIKDNGIGVLIDNYFEPYITSKKDCTGIGLYLGKLIINKMNGKIDLKNHENGCEVVIELSIVYNHQ from the coding sequence ATGAAAAAAATATGGAAAAATCTTATTACATCAAACTATGCTTTTATAGGTAATTCTAATAATCAAAGAAGAGGTATTATTTTAAATATTACTCTTTTAATCATGATTATTTTATTTTTACCTTTATCAATCTATAATTTCTTTAATAGAGATATAGTTACATATGCTATTATAGAATTTTCAACAAGTATTTTATTGATTTGTATCATATTTTATATAAGATATTCAAAAAACTTAACTATTGCTTCAAATATTGTTGCAGCAATTGTAATATTAAATATTACATCTTATATTTATACAGAAAATGGTCAAAATAATAGTTTTATTTGGATTTCTTCTTTCATAGCTTTTATTTTTTATTTAAAAGGTTTAAAAAAAGGATTATTTATCTCATTTATTTTTGCTATTTGTTTATTTTTATTTATGTTTAGTTTAATATTAAATAGTGATAGTTATTTTAATATTGTCTCTTTTATAAATGTTGGAACATCTTTTTTTGTATTTTTAGGAATACTTTTTTTCTATCATTATTTACTTGATGTTGCAGAAAAAAAGCTTTTAAAACTAAATAAAAACTTATCAAAAAGAGTCAAAATAGAGTTAGAAAAAAAAGAAAAACAAAATATACTTTTAATACAAAAATCAAAACTAGAAGAATTGGGAGAAACTTTTGCCATGCTTACACATCAATGGCAGCAACCTCTTTCTATAATATTTTTAGAAACAAATATTTTATTAGATAAATTAGAGAATTCTGAAAACATTCCTAATGAAAATAAAAAAGATATAGAAATCATTTTAAATAATATTTCTAATAAAACAAAATTTATGTTTGAAACTTTAAATGATTTTAATAGTTTTTTATCTCCTTATAGTCAAGAAAATACTTTTTCTCCTTACTCTTCAATTAAAAAAATGTGTTCCTTTATAGAACCTTCATTTATTATAAAAAATATAAAAATAATCTTTTCTCAAGAATCAAATAAAAACTCTTTAGTATTTGGAAAAGAGAATGAATTTAAGCAAGTAATTCTAAATATCTTAACAAATGCTGCTCAAAGTATAGAAGAAAAACAAAAAAACAATAAAGATTTTATTGGTAATATTTTTATTGATATAAAAAAAGAAGAAAATATATTAATAATTTCAATAAAAGATAATGGTATTGGAGTTTTAATAGACAACTACTTTGAACCATATATTACATCAAAAAAAGATTGTACAGGAATTGGTCTTTATTTGGGTAAATTAATTATAAATAAAATGAATGGGAAAATAGATTTAAAGAATCATGAAAATGGATGTGAAGTTGTTATAGAACTTAGTATTGTATATAATCACCAATAA
- a CDS encoding response regulator transcription factor: protein MFKQGTELLKNKKLNLLYAEDDLELRDKVVYFIKDKFENIYLASDGIDALEIYNKKIVDIIITDISMPKLTGIDLIKEIRKRDKKKR, encoded by the coding sequence ATGTTTAAACAAGGAACAGAATTACTTAAAAATAAGAAATTAAATTTATTATATGCAGAAGATGATTTAGAATTAAGAGATAAAGTTGTTTATTTTATTAAAGATAAATTTGAAAATATTTATTTAGCATCAGATGGGATAGATGCTTTAGAAATATATAATAAAAAAATAGTTGATATTATAATTACGGATATAAGTATGCCAAAATTAACAGGAATTGATTTAATAAAAGAGATAAGAAAAAGAGATAAGAAAAAAAGATAA
- a CDS encoding winged helix-turn-helix domain-containing protein, which translates to MTEEIVYDYINKKFIFNNKKEKALTQNETLLFELLLENRNNLVSFEVIENSVFSDSIMTDSSLKNLLLRLRKKLTIDIIKTVRGLGILLQIDR; encoded by the coding sequence TTGACAGAAGAAATTGTTTATGATTATATAAACAAGAAGTTTATTTTTAATAATAAAAAAGAGAAAGCTTTGACTCAAAATGAGACTTTATTATTTGAGTTGCTACTTGAAAATAGAAATAATTTGGTATCTTTTGAAGTTATTGAAAATAGTGTTTTTTCAGATTCTATTATGACAGACTCAAGCTTGAAAAATTTACTACTTAGACTTAGAAAAAAACTTACAATTGATATTATTAAAACAGTAAGAGGATTGGGGATACTTTTACAAATAGATAGATAA